TCTCTGTCTTCAAAATCTTCTCAGAGGAttgttaaaaatatcagaaatctccatatatgctttcattttatgGTCGTATTCCTACAGTCTTTGTATCACTATCCCCATGTGATAGGGAAATAGAGGTTTAGCAAATTGAAGTACATTAACTTAGATGTAAGTAACACAGGCTGTATTCAAGTAGGGTTTCTTATTTTAAGCTAGAGCACATCCCACCATATTGCAGCAACCTATAATTTTGGCACAAAAACATGTAAAATCCtaattaagtatatatttattagcCTGACCATTATTCCCAATCTATCCAAGAATGGCTTTAAAAAGGGATGTATATATCTTGCTCTGTCAGATTATAACTATTTCCTGTATTTAAAAATGCAGTTCTTGATATTTGTTGTCTAAATTAAACTGCTTGGTTTTACTTTTCTTCAGAAGAACAGAattagcagggtgcctgggtggctcagtaggttaaacgtctgccttcagctcaggtaatgattcccgagtcgtgagatggagccttgtgtggggctctctgctccacggggagtctgcttgtccctctccctctaccccctcctcGTGTGTGCGCGAGCGCAAATGTGCATGTGCCCTCTCTCAggtaaagtctttaaaaaaaaagaacagaattagctaaaatagttaaaattttttttttttaggattttatttatttgacagagagatagtgatcacaagcggggggagcgggagagggagaagcgggctccccactgagcagggaacctgacgtggaactcgattccaggaccctgagatcatgacctgagctgaaggcagacacttaactgactgagccactcaggcaccctggaATGTTCTAATATCCTTCCGGAATTTGGCTGCTGAAATGTTACAGAACTGAAAATATCACTGTGAAATGTAGAGAATGTGAATTTTTGGGATTTGAGTCAATTGGGTGATTACTTATAACAGCACTTAATACTTGTCATCCTCTTCACCAAGCTTTAACTTGTCTAGCacagtacagagtttctgttgaGATGGGTCTAGTATATGCTAGTCTAGGTGCTGTTGTAGTCAGACTACTACCTCCCTCTAGTGGCTAGGAATGAGAATACTGTATCGTAGTCACAAGTATTTACAAACGATTATCAATGTGTATGTGGACTTCCCCCTGCCGTGTTTGGGAAATTTGAcagttattttgtttattgcaATGAATGTAGGTGTTACTggtattcattagggatattagGGAAGCTAGATATCCTGCAATGTGAGGGATAGTGCCCCATATAAAGTAATTATCCAGTGCTAAACATAAATAGATGAAAAATCTATTTATTCTTTAAGCCTAGAACCTAGcaccattttacatatgaaaacattttgcactgctattttattattattattttttaagtaaactccactcccaacgtggggcttaaactcaagaccctgagatcaagagtcacatgctcctgggtgctatatgtaagtgatgaatcactaaattctactcctgaaaccaatattatactatatcttaactaaccagaattttttaaaaaggattttatttatttatcaaatagagagagagaacacaagccaggggagcagcaggcagagggagaagcagggaccctgctgagcaaggagcccaaaacaggactcgatcccaggaccctgggttcatgacctgagccgaagtcaaatgcttaaccaattgagctacccagtgtttcaactaactagaatttaaataaaaacttgaaacaaactaaaaagagtgatatgctctaccaactgagccagccaggccctccTTCGTGCGCCACTGTTTTAAACACCGTAGTTTTTGAAAGCAACTTATTTCATCTCCTCTAAACTCTATGGCCACCACACTGCTTGTAAGATACATCATCATCTAACACTAAGAATGAAAACAATTGCCAATCAAACTCTGACACAAGACTTTCTaatacttataatttttattttatcaacaatcaaatgaaaaggaaactacagaatgggagaaaatatttgtaaaccatatatctgaagaggttaatctccaaaatatataaggaactagTGACTCTAAAGTATAGCCATCTAACTACTTCATTATGTCATTTAGTGCAGGCATGACCTTACTGCTCTGAGTCTTTCCCTGCTTCTAgctcttctctctgtcccctgaCTCTCAATTTGCaagacataaaaatggaaacTAAGAGGTTAAAATGATCTGTTAATTATGTTATTCTGGATCCTCTGAAAAGCAGAAGTCAAGGTGGGATTAAATGTGCAGATTTTATTAGGGAAAATGACTGTGTGAGTGAATGAAATGGGGAGGGAGCCAGAAAAAAGATGGAAGAGCCATTTGACCAGAAAGCAAATCTGATTCTGAGTgaaaaggagagcagagaaagtTGGGTGGAAGTGTCTTAGTCTCCTGCGCCATCCAAGGAAGATTCAGGAAGGCCAATAGGGAGTCCTTAAGCCAGCCAGAGTCAGCTGTCAGCTAAGTCCCACATCTTCTAGGAATGGTCTTGCCTTGTATCCTAGCCACACACAGTCACTGGCTGGAGCAGCTCATAGGAGGTATAGCCAGAGTGCAAAGGAGGCTATAGATTTCAGGGTACAGCATTCAGGCTCTTGAACAATTACTCTCCTTGTATTTGGAAGACTGGGAGGTGCATTTTCATGGCCACCATGTCAAACTTCACACTGAATTGGTACCAAAGCCAGATCCACCCTTGACTCTTGCCTGCAAAAAATTCAATTAGACCAGCATTTTCTTCGAATGTGAAGGAAGCTGTTCTTCAGCCATTGTTGTCCCAAAAAGCAGGACAGCTTTCTGTTAGAAATGGCAATTTTGCCTGGCCCTGGACACACAGGGTCTGTCTGCTAAAGATGCCTTTGTGTTGTCTGAGGAAGAGAAACGTTTCCATAGAATGCTTCTGTTGCTGCTCAACTTAATTTAGGGCTTTGGAGCCCTGGAGAAGTGACTCAGTCACAGTGACATAACTCCTTCCATATGTTAAGGGTCATTTAAGGGAAATCGTTTGAAAATTCGGTATCTTTTGGCTGTAATGGTCCATGAAATAACTgctaaagaaaagaaggaaaaaaagatggagatgggagtgagggaggagaaAAGCAACATCAGGAAAGCAACTTACAAAGAAGGTTCACCTATGTTACAATATTGACCCATTACTCTGAGAAGTGATAAAGACAGGTTGGGTGATCTTActattccctttttcttttttttttaaagtaggctgtGCCCAATAtagggctcgaacttacaaccccgagatcaaaattgcatgctccactgactgagccagccaggtgccccttatgattcttattttatagaatgtgGAAATTGAGATTAAAAAAGTTAAACCACTTGCCCAAATTTCCATTGCTCATGAAGGCAGAGACGGAAAAGTGGCCCATGTCTTTTGCCCTCCTCTAATAAGAGTGGGTCTATGcaatatcaataaagaaataacaaatgaacaaagggaataTGACATCTGATGGATTGAGAACTGTTGACTTATGGCACTGAATCCAGGAACATGAattcctgtttctccttttcGTAATTGGGTACTTCCCCAACAACTGTTAGtatctttcttgatttctttttttttttaagattttatttatttattggacagagagagacacagcgagagagggaacaccagcagggggagtgagagagggagaagcaggcttcccgctgagcatggagcctgacgcagggctcgatcccaggaccctgggatcatgacctgagccgaaggcagatgcttaatgactgagccacccaggtgcctctgttagTATCTTTCTCGATGGGCAGAGGGGAATAGGATGATAAGATTTAACATTATATTGGGATGGTCATGTGGTCTTATTTCTAAGAAAGCGCTTTTGCATTTTATATGTTGTGTAGAATTGCAGACAATATAATGAAAGAGTGTGTAGTTCTTGAGTCAGATTACCTGCGTTCAGATTATGGGTCTATTGTTGCTATTTGACCGTGGATAAACCACTCAGTTCCTCTGTGCTTGAGTTCCTTCTGAGGTAATGTAAAATGGAGGTCATAATATTGTTACCTCACAGGGTTGCTCTGAggattaaaaaacacatttagaaGACACTTAATAAAATATAGACTATAATGAATATATAACCAGAAACCCTATCATTCTGAAAAAACAAACTTGTTGTTCAAGATTAATAAGTGGATATTTCCTAAGTTTTCCAGTATTTACTATATACTTTAGTAAAGTCATTCCTGTTTGACTGTATTAATTTATGTTTGAACTTTTGTTAAAGTCCTAGTCCTTAGCAAATGAAAATTACCTCCTGGATTTTCATGGCATTTCCTGcgaatatttttccatatgatCATTTTACTGATATATCTTCTTCTTTGTAGTGAGGCATACTGCCAATTGCCAACAGAACAGGTTTGTTGTGTACCCaaaatcctttattttaatatgcaaataaaatgatTCATACCTATAATATATATCCACTCAACTCAAAATGAAATACTAGCATAGTCATATTATTCATTttggtaaaacatttaaaagttttcatttaagtcaaataataaaattcattacAATCTTCAGTGAGATAGTCACTGGGCTATACTGTAGTCGATGCCAAGGAAAAAGCCACTATGTGGCCATCTCTGTCTAGCTGATGAGGAGACTGATCTGCATGAAACAACCAAGAAAGTTAAAGATAAAAGATAAGTTCTAATTTGCATGGCGAAGGTCATAAGAGCTACAGAAATTCAGAGGACTATCAGAACGGCAAGGTGATAAGGGAAGGTTATGCATAGGAGATGGGAGGAAGCAGTTTTGCAATTAATATCTCACCATGAGTGAGTTAACTTCTCTGTGAATCCTGGGTCCTTGTTTATGATATCAAATGCATTAAATGCCTAATGCAATCTACATGAGGTAGGCCTGAATGGAGATGCAAGAATAGGCAGGTTATTATTAGTGGAAAATAATTCCATTGACAGGAATAATCAAAGCTAGGGATGGGGATGTGTCAAGTggtaaagataaaaatcttttaaaaagttttgtatACGCAACAAGAAAAAAGGTTCACAGGTAATAGCAGTCTTAtgtaattttctaattttctgttgcaaatagcaaattctttctttcttgtacagcaaaggaactttcattaaacatttgctgcttctctgcttcttggCTCATGTTAAAATCCTAGAGAATTAATCCTTCCACACTGCAAAGATTccttaagaaatgaaacaaggcAGAGTAGTGTCAAAGAATAACCCAAAGTCATAAAGTCACTTAATTATAGCACATTGTTTACTTACTTACAAAGAGGATAAATCAGTAGATTGATTTCATGCCACGGAGGCAAAATAGGATTTattaaaagaggggaaaaaaggagagaaaagtaatTGTAGTCTGAGAAGAGTGAATCTTGTTTGCACAGTTTCTAAGGGTTATCTGATTAGCCAGCGTCCTTGAGTAGGCTGACTAGGGGTACAAAAATACCTTAATTGTTTATAAATTCTCTAGTAAACCTTTGTGAGCTAAACTATGAAGCTGCATGAGAGGCTGTTTCTCTGTAATGTCTGTCAGTGTTTTTCTATCAGCAACTCATTCTTAATTGCACAGGGTCTGCACTACTTCCCTCAATATACTTGCTACTTTTTTTGTAAATCTGTTTCACCCACATCCTTACTTTTCACTGGATCCTCTTCTGAGTCCTAATTTAAAAGTGATCATAATCTGGGGTGCTCTGTTTCTATTACAAAGAGTTATaatcataaacatttttctaatatgaatttaagatgtaaaataaacatgcaaaatttAAGTTTTCCTTCATTCTTGCATTTATCTAAGGATCAACACCAGTATTTCCATACTCCAGCAAACAACACATAGAACAGTACTAACATCACTGTTAGATGAATTGTATGAGCTCACttgaaaagacaaattttaagtaaatattttaacattaacattttaaatgttacttaaaatattttaatttggacAATTAATAGTTTCGGTGCCTGCAAACAGTTACTGCTTCCGCCCTGCAGTAAATTATTACAGGGGCAGATTTTGGCAAATATTTGCTGGCTTCATGCCCACAGGCATTATAAAGCAAGAACTCCTCTTAGATTAGGATTATAACCTGAGGATAAACAACATATATCtgcaattttggaaaataaaatctgagcTCATGTCTTTTCCAGCAATGCTTAAAGGCTAAATTTGTGTGCTCACGCATGTGTGGGTCAACTCTAagtaaggaaaatacatttgctaCTTATATTAGTTAAAAGCGAAGAGGAACTATTGTCCAGTCGCTTCATAGGTGTTAGCCAACATAcataaacacatgaaataatTCTTCATTATGTCTTGTTAGGATGAGAGAAACTTCCCTTTCCACTGCTCCTAAGTTTTTAAATCGACACTTCTCTTAAAGATGAAACTCTGCTCATCTCAATTCTTTGGTAATAGTCATGaatctgtacatttaaaaaagcagGCATGTGAATTGCTGAATCCACCTAACCATCAACGAAAGGCCCTATGAGCTGATGGACTTGAacaattacttaacctttcttaccttttaagtaaatattttaagagaaaattaacaGCGTAAGTGGCTTAGAAATTCATTCAGAGCCTTAGAAATGCACATTAACATAATTCTCACATGTTTGAATTTGGTCTGCACTCAGTCACGGAAACGAAATCTTTTCCAGACCGACAAAACTCACATCTTACCACACAAAGACAAAGGCATACCCTTGACTGTCGTAATCTCAAGGCTCAGCGAATTCTCGCGCGATGTGACGTACCGCTGCCGTGATGTCACCGGTTGCCATAGCAGCATCCCCcccaagagaggaaaagaggggcgGATTGGGGCGGAGCGCCGCTTCTGCGGAGGACAAGGGACGCTCTCCTCCTGCAGGTCTGCCTTCTACCAAAATGAGCAGCCTGGATGAGGGCAGCAATCTTCCTGTAGCTAAAGACTGCGGCTTAGCTACTGCCGACCATGCCCCGGGACATCCGGACCTAAGCCAGTGCCAGGGCGAGGAAACCGAGGCGACGCCGGTGATGGCGGACACAGGTGAGGGCAGCTTGGAGGCCGCCGCGGAGGGAGGCGCACCCCAGAACCCCGCTAGTTGTGCCCCGGTGCTCCGTGTTCGAGTTTTTGGGAGTCGCGGCCGTGTACCCACCAGATCGGGCCAGAAAGAGGCTCTGCTTCCCGTGGAAGGCTTGGCAGCAGCCCCTGCCTCAGCCTCCGCCGCGGTGGCGACGGACAATAGCCAGGAAAATGGCTGTCAGCGTAGAGAGCCGCAGGGCCCTGCTGGGGAGAAAGCTCTAGAAGCCTGTGGCGCAGGGGGGTTGGGGTCTCAGATGATGCCTGGGGCGAAGGCCAAGGAAATGACGACAAAAAAGTGCGCCGTTTCAGCGGCTGcggaaaaggagggaggagcagaggaggtgGTGGAAGAAAAGAAGGTGATGCAGAAGGATAAAAAGGTGGTAGGAGGAGTGAAAGAGGAGACACGGGGCAAGGCCCCGAAGATCAATAACTGCATGGATTCGCTGGAGGCCATCGATCAGGAGCTGTCAAATGTAAATGCCCAGGCTGACAGGGCTTTCCTTCAGCTGGAGCGCAAGTTTGGCCGCATGCGAAGGCTTCATATGCAGCGCAGAAGTTTCATTATCCAAAATATCCCAGGTTTCTGGGTCACTGCCTTTCGGAACCACCCCCAGCTGTCACCTATGATCAGTGGCCAAGATGAAGACATGATGAGGTACATGATCAATTTGGAGGTGGAGGAGCTCAAACACCCCAGAGCAGGCTGCAAATTCAAGTTCATCTTTCAGAGCAACCCCTACTTCCGAAATGAGGGGCTCGTCAAAGAATATGAGCGCAGATCCTCTGGCAGGGTGGTGTCTCTTTCCACTCCAATCCGCTGGCACAGGGGCCAAGACCCCCAGTCCCATATCCACAGGAACCGGGAAGGAAACACCATCCCCAGTTTCTTTAACTGGTTCTCAGACCACAGCCTCCTAGAATTCGACAGGATTGCTGAGATTATCAAAGCAGaactgtggcccaatcccctacAATACTACCTGATGGGTGAAGGGCCTCGCAGGGGAATTCGAGACCCAGCAAGGCAGCCAGTGGAGAGCCCCAGGTCCTTCAGGTTCCAGTCTGGCTAACTGATGACCTTGTGAGAAGCTCATGCACAAGTCTCCTCACCACCTCCCCTTAAACCTGTGCTTAGCCAACAGCATGCAATCTTCTATCTGCTTTCTCTTCACACTGGAGTATTTTATCCTTTGGTTCTTCTAAATCTTCAACAATCAGTTGCAAGGTTGACTCTTACATGCTTGTGTTCTTCCTCTGGACTTTCATGCTCTTCTGTATCCTGTTACATGTTCCAAGTGCATGGCCTTGCACTGCTTCTATGCCAAGCACATGATTGTAGATAGATAGGCACTGCCTTCCTTTGCATGCCTTGGGCCCTGTCTGTGACCATGGCCTTCTCCCAGTTTTTTAAGTGTTTACCACAAAGAAGCTTGAAATACCTTTGCAAATAACTAGCTGGGCTTCATACTTTATGCTGACTGTCCTCCTGATACTCATGTATTGTATGTCAAGTTCTTTGAATTTCACCACTGCAAGATGAAGCTGCTCTAGATGATGCCAGCCATCAACCCAAACCGGACACTCTGGCTACCACTGACTGCTTCCCAGCGGCCTCCCTGGCCTGTGCCATCCACCTAGCTGGTTATCTGGCAGAATAAGTTGGCTGGTGGGTGGCTACTAGACATGAATGAGGTAACAGATGAGAGGTGTTCAGTGTTACTGCATTAgtcttcttttgcctttgggcACTCTGCTTTGTGAACAGGTACTGGTGAGTATGATGGCCTGTGCTGTGGCCCACCCAAACCTGCTCTCAGCCTTCTGGATGTGCTTTGCATAGGCACCactgcctgcttcctcagcagCTATCTGTGGACCTAAGATCCCAGGCAGCACATGGGGAACTCCCTCTCAACCTCCCTACCCTATCAAATGGTTATCTGTAAACCCAATTGGCTGTTGGGCAGGTTGGGCAGTCATATGTGATAGTGCCCAGAGCAAGGCTGGTAATGGTTCATTTCCAGCAGTTAGGCTTTCTGAGCCATAGCCAACAAACCACCCTTGATCTGGGCCACGTTGTTAGGCATCCCCCTCCTAACTCTTGCACCCATTCTCAGAATGATAGGAAAAGGTTGCCAGGGTGGGGGTACCGAGGGAGAGGTGCTTCTGGTCTGTGGGGCCTGTTCTGTATCtcttatctttctctctgtctcccctccccctaccaCCTTGTTCTCTCCtccacttccctctccctccctctccttctgaaaCAGTTAGAGCtcagaaacagaaaaccaaactgACAAAAGCAGgctttttgtttaatttgctCTCACCTTCATTGTgtccagagagagaaaggtacTGTACAATAGACTGCAGATCTCTTACTGTGCTCTTCTGCCCTCATGCCTCCCCACCTATTTCCTTTCCAGACCTTAGGGTCTGAAAGTTTCCAAGGGAGACCTGTAGGTTTAGTTATGAGCAGTGCTCTTTTGGGCCAGCTTTGACAGCCCCACCCTTTTCCCCTGTCCATTTACCAAAACCTGTGTGTGTCTTGTTTAGTTtgagaagcagaggggaaagaTAGGGGGCCGCACAGTGATGGATTTAAGGCAGACCCACAGCAGGTTGTGGTCTAAAGCAACCAAAACTTAGTCTCACTCAACTTTTTTAAACATGGAaatttgggggtgtgtgtgtggccttgGATCACTTAGAAATAACCCCAGGGCAGCATTTTGAGGGTCACCTCTGTCCTCTCTTTTGTTACTGCTCTGATGTCCCAGGGGCCTCCGTCCTATTGCCTGGCCTTCCTGGCTTCTATGCCAAAAAATGAGGGAGCAGGCTGCAGTCTACATTGTGGGAGATGCCAGGCTTCCCTCCTAGGGGGGTATGGGGATATGTGCTATCTGTCTGCATTTCCAGGACAGGTTCCAGTAGGTGGGAGAGCCGTGCTGTCAGGGCTGTCTTACTTGGGTGGAAATAGTGATAGTAATGACTAtctgcctttctcctttttcttgaaGGCCTTGCCCTATGCTCTGAGTGTGTTGGGAGGTCTGGGCACAGCAAGTGGGGAGGGTGCTCTAGGCCGAGGAACCTGAAAGCCGAGAAAGAGAAATGAACCTGCTGTGGAGAAGTCTTAGAAAGGCACAGGAAAGACTGGAACCCCGTAGGGTtggggatggtggggaggggtCCCCGAAGCTTTTCCCAGGAGAGGTGGGAGAATCAGAGTGGTTGATGTTTAAAGAGGATGCTTGGAGTAGTTTTACCTAATTCTCTTGAATTCACCAGATTTTTGTACACAAAAATGCAAGTCTGTATGTTTTCTATTATTGTAGGAGTGATTTTttctttgtggaagattaatGGTATATGCTCCTTATTTCACTGTATTTGAGTAAAATCCTATtaattcctttctctatttttgctTGCTGGCAAAATTGACATTTACAGGCCTGCTTTTTGCTTGTAATTGAGAATGTGTGCAAAAATATCAAACTTGTTTCTGTGCAGTATGAAACTTGTGAATATTCATTAATATATCAGCTTGTTCTGGTCTGTCTTCATATATAGTTCTattcttagaaatataatttGAGTGTGATTCTTGAAATTTTGCAAATTGTTGCTGTGTCTTGTGAAAgtaatctcaaaaagaaaaacataactcTATTGTCTTGATTTTTCTTGCCCTAATAGTAATGTTGTACTTGACATTTTATGTTCCTAACCAGCGTAAGTGCTTACAGAATTGCTCTGTCAAACTAAACAAGGATCGTTAAGTACTTTAGTCTTCTTCTGTGtgctcaaaggaaaaataaagtctgtCACTCTGCTGTATTTCTTGTTTtcaccaaaatataaaaataaagttctgtgtTGTGTAGGCTAATAGAAGGTTGGGAAATCATTAAAGTTATCAAATTGTCACAGTAAGCATTGTCCTGAAgctccaaaacaaacaaacaaacaaaaaaagccactAAATTTCTAAGACCTTTTTTTCTTGGAGAATGGTAACTAAGAAGCCTAACCAAGTCCATGCTTCTGAACATAATTTTTCCTATTCAACCAGTGCAGTTCTTGAAGGTAACTGAAGCACCATTtcttgattttagtcatttgCTTAAAATACTGCTTTCAGTGGAAAacatttttggctttttaagtttttattttaattccagttaattaccatacagtgttatattagtttcaggtctacaatatagtgattcaacagtttcatacatcacccggtgctcatcttAGCAagcgcactccttaatccctttcacccgtttaacccatccccttaccccctcccctctggcagccatcagtttcttctccataattaagagtctgt
The DNA window shown above is from Ursus arctos isolate Adak ecotype North America unplaced genomic scaffold, UrsArc2.0 scaffold_13, whole genome shotgun sequence and carries:
- the TSPYL4 gene encoding testis-specific Y-encoded-like protein 4 encodes the protein MSPVAIAASPPREEKRGGLGRSAASAEDKGRSPPAGLPSTKMSSLDEGSNLPVAKDCGLATADHAPGHPDLSQCQGEETEATPVMADTGEGSLEAAAEGGAPQNPASCAPVLRVRVFGSRGRVPTRSGQKEALLPVEGLAAAPASASAAVATDNSQENGCQRREPQGPAGEKALEACGAGGLGSQMMPGAKAKEMTTKKCAVSAAAEKEGGAEEVVEEKKVMQKDKKVVGGVKEETRGKAPKINNCMDSLEAIDQELSNVNAQADRAFLQLERKFGRMRRLHMQRRSFIIQNIPGFWVTAFRNHPQLSPMISGQDEDMMRYMINLEVEELKHPRAGCKFKFIFQSNPYFRNEGLVKEYERRSSGRVVSLSTPIRWHRGQDPQSHIHRNREGNTIPSFFNWFSDHSLLEFDRIAEIIKAELWPNPLQYYLMGEGPRRGIRDPARQPVESPRSFRFQSG